In Drosophila yakuba strain Tai18E2 chromosome X, Prin_Dyak_Tai18E2_2.1, whole genome shotgun sequence, a single genomic region encodes these proteins:
- the LOC6526147 gene encoding NEDD8 ultimate buster 1 yields MSQLDNLFIQVRALLQSESVMLWEEPYYSEDLGSIEGALENLAQKYSEIVGVDMNRCKFILTELQENALRKLAARREFSSTGMATFKVRRIDKHSGATMVEVKCSLDILGSELQADIAKKLELPNAEHVKCIAAGKIVNAHSTLADQQLKNNQQLIVIVGDGDNPGEALYERINRIKADVQAVVSSKNGLIEMEDQNGSQVYLPPSEHKALLMGLGFCEKARAAMHREHFEEALLLLLEADAYFSGCDSKFLESVDNYALLNLDIVWCYLCLKNVTQIPDAERRLACCSRSFRISYGENFERLYSLKGKNCPERALIMRLQLLQGVVFFHQNRRDEAFERFEAANNLLKELKINGDQLALLVEMGFEASEARMALRSCKGGNDVERAVQFIQERRQQLKDARKKYKTTERAMERRLKRSNSKDCTWVNPRSVCSLTEMGYENGLATIALQRSKNDILKAVELLQTEADELNAVSPRAPVTIDAMKLAQLLQLGFYEKDSRVALENASNNIEEAIESLMCAIESEEELKTILEHVSRMAKPGDQNLDGPSTSTASGQAQTTLPSPIIEAVLNHARSEIETYKAYDRFNSDLKLSDMEYLDLPLIQEEKVLTEYFNMLRQ; encoded by the exons AACCTAGCCCAGAAGTACTCCGAAATCGTGGGAGTCGATATGAATCGCTGCAAGTTCATTTTGACCGAGCTGCAGGAGAATGCGCTCCGCAAGCTGGCCGCTCGTCGGGAGTTCAGCTCCACTGGAATGGCCACGTTCAAGGTGCGTCGCATTGACAAGCACAGCGGGGCCACGATGGTGGAAGTAAAGTGCAGCTTGGACATCCTGGGCTCCGAACTCCAGGCAGACATAGCCAAGAAACTCGAGCTGCCGAATGCCGAGCACGTCAAGTGCATAGCTGCCGGAAAAATTGTGAACGCCCATTCCACTTTGGCCGATCAGCAGCTGAAGAACAATCAGCAGTTGATTGTTATCGTGGGCGATGGCGATAATCCTGGCGAAGCCCTTTACGAAAGAATCAATCGCATCAAGGCTGATGTGCAAGCGGTGGTGTCCTCGAAGAATGGCCTAATAGAG ATGGAGGATCAGAATGGCAGCCAAGTATATTTGCCGCCTTCCGAGCATAAGGCCCTGCTCATGGGTTTGGGATTCTGTGAGAAGGCCCGTGCGGCCATGCATCGCGAACACTTTGAGGAGGCCCTGCTCCTGCTTTTGGAGGCCGACGCCTACTTCTCCGGCTGTGACTCAAAGTTTCTAGAGAGCGTGGACAACTATGCTTTGCTGAACCTGGACATAGTGTGGTGCTATCTCTGCCTGAAGAACGTCACCCAGATTCCGGATGCTGAGCGTCGCTTGGCCTGCTGCAGCCGCAGTTTCCGCATCAGCTACGGCGAGAATTTCGAGAGACTGTACTCCTTGAAGGGCAAGAACTGCCCGGAAAGGGCTTTGATTATGCGTCTTCAGCTGCTCCAGGGGGTGGTCTTTTTCCACCAGAATCGTCGCGATGAGGCATTCGAGCGCTTCGAGGCGGCCAACAACCTGCTAAAGGAACTAAAGATCAACGGCGACCAACTGGCTCTTCTGGTCGAAATGGGCTTCGAGGCCTCCGAGGCTCGCATGGCCCTGCGCTCCTGCAAGGGCGGCAACGATGTCGAGCGCGCTGTTCAGTTTATTCAAGAGCGTCGTCAGCAGCTCAAGGATGCACGCAAAAAGTACAAAACTACCGAGCGTGCTATGGAGCGCCGCTTGAAGCGCTCAAACTCGAAAGATTGCACTTGGGTGAATCCCCGCAGTGTCTGCAGCCTCACTGAAATGGGATACGAAAACGGTCTGGCTACTATCGCCTTGCAGCGCTCTAAAAATGATATCCTTAAAGCG GTGGAACTGCTGCAGACAGAAGCAGACGAACTTAATGCTGTTTCGCCCCGTGCTCCAGTGACCATCGACGCCATGAAACTGGCTCAGCTTCTCCAGCTGGGATTCTATGAGAAGGACTCGCGCGTGGCCCTAGAGAACGCATCGAATAACATCGAAGAGGCCATCGAGAGCCTGATGTGCGCCATAGAGAGCGAGGAGGAACTGAAGACGATTCTAGAGCACGTTTCACGTATGGCCAAACCTGGAGATCAAAATCTTGATGGTCCCTCTACTTCGACCGCCTCAGGGCAGGCGCAAACTACACTGCCATCGCCCATCATCGAAGCTGTTCTGAATCATGCTCGCTCTGAGATAGAAACTTACAAGGCCTACGATCGCTTTAACTCTGACCTCAAACTGAGCGATATGGAGTACCTTGACTTGCCCCTGATCCAGGAGGAGAAGGTCCTGACTGAGTATTTTAATATGCTGCGCCAGTAG